A stretch of Chitinophagaceae bacterium DNA encodes these proteins:
- the gldG gene encoding gliding motility-associated ABC transporter substrate-binding protein GldG, translated as MGLFNKIWNSRLWLPITIIGLVVVNWLASLYHTRVDLTNEKRFTLSSATKKLLKKLDDEVKVDVFMKGDFPSGFKKLANSTGEVLQEFKELAGKKIQYRFISPEENVEGTDVKWADTLSAMGFYPINLTSQVKSGQQQQNIYPVAFVHYKEQVSPVILYQGRTKAITYPEINSAEALMEFNFANAIDRLTRTEKAMIVYSAGNGEPVDARTYDLSENVLKADYKFQPVDMNAIPGIPASVQLLMIVKPAKPFSDETKLKIDQFVMRGGKLLLFVDKLEAELDSLQSKKGEVVAYDRGLELNDMLFKYGVRINSDLVMDLQCDFLPFDVNGNGQFELLPWNYFPVFESRSNHIINKNLGFVSGRFVNSVDTVEAEGIRKTVLLSSSANARSIATPALISVKENSDAPENERFKRSNIPVAMLLEGKFRSLFSNRLSQAMRDSLQKYGGTFMPQCIADNKIIVVADGDIVLNSVIKGNQPIPMGMNPYTFGSQREFAFANRDFLQNCLDYLVNPSGLSEAKAKDYTLRLLDKKKTDAGKMNWQLINIAAPVLLVILFAVLYQFLRKRKYTPDR; from the coding sequence ATGGGCCTATTCAATAAAATATGGAACAGCAGACTCTGGTTACCCATCACCATTATTGGTTTGGTTGTAGTAAACTGGCTGGCGTCGCTCTATCATACCCGGGTGGATCTTACAAATGAAAAACGGTTTACCCTTTCTTCTGCTACAAAAAAACTATTAAAAAAACTGGACGATGAAGTAAAGGTGGATGTTTTTATGAAAGGGGATTTTCCCAGCGGGTTTAAGAAACTTGCCAACAGTACGGGGGAGGTATTGCAGGAATTCAAAGAGCTGGCAGGGAAAAAAATACAGTACCGCTTCATCAGCCCGGAGGAAAATGTGGAGGGCACGGATGTGAAATGGGCCGATACGCTTTCTGCCATGGGTTTTTATCCCATCAACTTAACATCGCAGGTCAAATCAGGGCAGCAACAGCAGAATATCTATCCCGTTGCATTTGTTCATTATAAAGAACAGGTTTCGCCGGTAATATTGTACCAGGGACGTACAAAGGCAATTACGTATCCTGAAATAAACAGCGCCGAGGCACTTATGGAATTTAATTTTGCCAACGCAATAGACCGTTTGACAAGAACGGAAAAGGCCATGATCGTTTATTCCGCAGGGAACGGGGAACCGGTGGATGCCAGAACCTATGACCTGTCGGAAAATGTTTTAAAGGCAGACTATAAATTTCAGCCGGTAGACATGAATGCAATACCCGGCATACCCGCTTCGGTTCAACTGTTGATGATCGTAAAGCCGGCGAAGCCTTTTTCTGATGAAACAAAACTGAAAATTGACCAGTTTGTGATGCGGGGTGGCAAACTGCTGCTCTTTGTTGATAAACTGGAAGCCGAACTGGACAGCCTACAAAGCAAAAAGGGCGAAGTGGTAGCGTATGACCGGGGGCTTGAACTGAATGACATGCTCTTTAAATACGGGGTACGGATAAACTCCGACCTGGTGATGGACCTGCAATGCGATTTTCTTCCTTTTGATGTAAATGGCAATGGCCAGTTTGAATTACTGCCCTGGAACTATTTCCCGGTCTTTGAAAGCCGGTCCAATCACATCATCAATAAGAACCTGGGTTTTGTCAGCGGCCGGTTTGTTAATTCAGTGGATACGGTGGAGGCGGAGGGGATCAGAAAAACAGTTTTGCTGAGTTCATCGGCAAACGCAAGGTCCATTGCAACCCCGGCGCTGATAAGTGTTAAAGAGAACAGCGATGCGCCCGAAAATGAACGTTTCAAAAGATCCAACATACCGGTAGCCATGCTGCTGGAAGGGAAATTCCGGTCTTTGTTCAGTAACCGGCTTTCGCAGGCAATGCGTGACAGCCTGCAGAAATACGGCGGGACCTTCATGCCCCAGTGTATTGCCGATAATAAGATAATCGTGGTGGCTGACGGCGATATTGTTTTGAACTCGGTAATTAAGGGAAACCAACCCATCCCCATGGGTATGAACCCATACACGTTCGGGTCGCAAAGGGAATTTGCTTTTGCCAACAGGGATTTTTTACAGAACTGCCTCGATTACCTGGTAAACCCTTCGGGCCTGTCGGAAGCAAAGGCAAAGGATTACACCTTGCGGTTGCTGGATAAGAAAAAAACCGATGCCGGGAAAATGAACTGGCAGTTGATAAATATTGCCGCACCGGTTTTGCTGGTGATCCTGTTTGCCGTACTTTACCAGTTCCTGCGCAAAAGAAAATATACACCTGACCGATAA
- a CDS encoding TerC/Alx family metal homeostasis membrane protein: MDKTQLIYLVFSVVIVVALIFDLGLLSKKNQVISLKAALIQTIFWVLLSFIFCGFIWYENDGGNGKEDAISYISAYLLEWSLSIDNIFVFIIIFSFFKVKPENYSRVLLLGILMAIIFRIIFIALGSELVARFEWVMYIFGAFILYTGFKMFVSKEEEEFDPKNNWAYRLMQKFMRITHEEPHGRFIIVRHKKAYFTTLSMVVVMLGLIDIMFALDSIPAVFSIIPDPGKKLLIYSSNIFAVLGLRSLFFLLRGAASKFDYLQQGIAIVLVFIGVKMLIADWFHIPVWVSLLVIVFCISGSVFYSIYHQRKGVPKDVKED, from the coding sequence ATGGACAAAACACAATTGATATACCTGGTTTTCAGTGTGGTGATCGTGGTTGCACTGATATTTGACCTGGGATTACTGAGTAAGAAAAACCAGGTCATCAGCCTGAAAGCTGCTTTAATACAAACGATTTTCTGGGTACTCCTGTCCTTTATCTTCTGTGGGTTCATCTGGTACGAAAATGACGGCGGCAACGGGAAGGAAGATGCCATCTCCTATATCTCGGCCTATTTGCTGGAATGGTCGCTCTCCATTGACAACATCTTTGTATTCATCATCATCTTCTCATTCTTTAAAGTAAAGCCGGAGAATTACTCCCGGGTCTTACTGCTGGGTATATTAATGGCCATCATATTCCGCATCATTTTTATAGCACTGGGCAGCGAACTGGTTGCCCGCTTTGAATGGGTGATGTATATTTTCGGCGCTTTCATTTTATATACCGGGTTTAAGATGTTCGTGAGTAAGGAAGAGGAGGAATTTGACCCGAAGAATAACTGGGCATACCGGCTCATGCAGAAATTCATGCGGATCACGCATGAAGAACCGCATGGCAGGTTCATTATCGTTCGTCATAAAAAAGCATATTTCACCACGCTTTCCATGGTGGTAGTGATGCTTGGCCTGATCGATATTATGTTCGCCCTTGATTCCATACCGGCTGTTTTCTCCATCATCCCCGATCCCGGTAAAAAACTGCTCATCTATTCTTCCAATATTTTTGCTGTACTGGGGCTTCGCAGCCTTTTCTTCCTGTTAAGGGGCGCTGCCAGCAAATTCGATTACCTGCAGCAGGGCATTGCCATTGTACTGGTTTTCATCGGCGTAAAAATGCTGATCGCAGACTGGTTCCATATTCCTGTTTGGGTCTCGCTGCTGGTAATTGTATTTTGTATATCCGGCTCGGTATTTTATTCCATATATCACCAGCGCAAGGGAGTGCCAAAAGATGTTAAAGAAGATTGA
- a CDS encoding bifunctional UDP-N-acetylmuramoyl-tripeptide:D-alanyl-D-alanine ligase/alanine racemase, with protein sequence MYKASQIASIIKAKTTAPKTDVLVEHLLLDSRKLLFPATSIFFALDGPRRAGSLFIPELYDKGVRCFVVAADFSETEIKRYKGAFFFQVQDVLQALQSLTAHHRLQFRLPVIGITGSNGKTIVKEWLYQLLQPDQNIVRSPKSFNSQIGVPLSVWQIHEENTLGIFEAGISQPGEMQHLARIIAPSVGVITSIGEAHGEGFLNIRQKINEKLRLFVKSDVLIYCADNPDLNDAVNTFKNNVRGNEDFKLFSWSKKESATLQVMAVEKGNAQTNISARFNEEEINFTIPFTDEASVENAITCCCVLLHLGVTAENIAHRMPQLRYVEMRLELKQGINNCSVINDSYNSDINSLVIALDFLQQQQQHARRTIILSDIMQSGKSSGELYADVAAILEQKNINRFIGIGPELTKQKNAFKNISQSAFYGSTADFIHQFHAQHFHDETVLLKGARLFEFELISHLLEQKIHQTVLEINLNAITHNLKTYQQLLNKDVKLMAMVKAFSYGSGSFEIANLLQFHKVDYLAVAYADEGVELRKAGISLPIMVMNAEEITFDVMMQYNLEPELFSFGIFDAFENYIKRSGITNYPVHIKLDTGMRRLGFEEADMKELCQRLRSTTIFKVQSVFSHLAASDSAAHDAFTENQALVFSRACKEIQKATGYKFLRHIANTSAIHRHKELQFDMVRLGIGLYGVDSNETIQQQLRNVTTLRSTVSQIKKVSAGESVGYSRKGVATKDSVIATVRIGYADGYHRLMSNGTGKMWVNGKRVPVIGNVCMDMTMLDITGVNVKEGDEVIVFGENLPVAEVAGWAQTIPYEILTGISQRVKRVYYEE encoded by the coding sequence TTGTATAAAGCTTCGCAAATAGCGTCCATCATCAAGGCAAAAACAACTGCCCCAAAAACAGATGTCCTCGTTGAACATCTTTTACTTGACAGCCGTAAATTATTATTCCCGGCCACTTCCATCTTTTTTGCGCTGGATGGTCCCCGGAGGGCAGGCAGCCTGTTCATACCAGAGCTGTACGACAAGGGGGTACGTTGTTTTGTGGTGGCTGCGGATTTTTCGGAAACAGAGATCAAAAGATACAAGGGCGCCTTTTTTTTCCAGGTGCAGGATGTGCTGCAGGCGCTGCAATCATTAACTGCCCACCATCGCCTTCAATTCAGGCTGCCCGTCATTGGTATTACAGGCAGCAATGGCAAAACCATTGTAAAGGAATGGCTATACCAGCTCCTTCAGCCGGATCAAAATATTGTACGCAGCCCCAAAAGTTTCAATTCGCAGATCGGGGTGCCGCTGAGCGTATGGCAGATCCATGAAGAAAATACACTGGGTATCTTTGAAGCCGGTATCTCGCAACCCGGCGAAATGCAGCACCTGGCCAGGATCATTGCACCTTCTGTAGGCGTTATTACTTCCATCGGTGAAGCACATGGCGAAGGATTCCTGAATATCCGGCAAAAGATAAATGAAAAACTGCGCTTGTTTGTTAAAAGTGATGTGCTCATCTATTGTGCCGATAACCCCGACCTGAACGATGCAGTGAACACGTTTAAGAACAATGTACGGGGCAATGAAGACTTTAAATTGTTTTCGTGGAGTAAAAAGGAATCGGCAACCCTGCAGGTGATGGCGGTGGAAAAGGGAAATGCACAGACAAATATCTCTGCCAGGTTCAACGAGGAAGAGATAAACTTCACTATTCCTTTTACCGACGAGGCCTCGGTTGAAAATGCCATAACCTGTTGTTGTGTGCTGCTGCATCTGGGAGTTACGGCGGAGAACATTGCCCACCGTATGCCCCAGCTTCGTTATGTGGAAATGCGGCTGGAACTGAAACAGGGCATCAATAACTGCTCGGTGATCAACGACAGCTATAACTCCGACATCAATTCGCTGGTGATCGCCCTCGATTTTTTACAACAGCAGCAGCAACATGCCAGGCGCACGATAATCCTCAGCGATATCATGCAGTCGGGCAAAAGCAGCGGCGAACTGTATGCAGACGTAGCTGCTATCCTGGAGCAGAAGAACATCAACCGGTTCATCGGGATCGGGCCCGAGCTGACAAAGCAGAAGAATGCCTTTAAGAATATTTCCCAATCCGCTTTTTATGGTTCTACGGCCGATTTCATCCACCAGTTTCATGCCCAGCATTTTCATGACGAGACGGTTTTGCTGAAAGGGGCAAGGCTTTTTGAGTTTGAACTGATCAGCCACTTGCTGGAGCAGAAAATTCACCAGACCGTCCTGGAGATAAACCTGAACGCCATAACGCATAATTTAAAGACCTACCAGCAACTGCTGAATAAGGATGTAAAGCTGATGGCCATGGTAAAGGCATTCAGTTATGGCAGCGGCAGTTTTGAGATCGCCAACCTGCTGCAGTTCCATAAAGTGGATTACCTGGCGGTGGCGTATGCCGACGAAGGCGTAGAGCTTCGAAAGGCCGGTATCAGCCTGCCCATCATGGTCATGAATGCCGAGGAAATAACCTTTGATGTGATGATGCAGTATAACCTGGAGCCTGAATTATTTTCCTTCGGTATTTTTGATGCTTTTGAGAACTACATAAAACGATCCGGCATTACTAATTACCCGGTGCATATAAAACTGGATACCGGTATGCGGCGCCTTGGGTTTGAAGAAGCAGATATGAAAGAGTTATGCCAGCGGTTGCGATCAACCACCATATTCAAGGTACAGTCTGTTTTTTCTCACCTGGCTGCCAGCGATTCTGCTGCCCATGACGCATTTACGGAAAACCAGGCCCTGGTATTTTCAAGAGCATGTAAAGAGATACAGAAGGCAACGGGTTATAAATTTCTCCGGCACATTGCCAATACATCGGCCATCCACCGCCATAAAGAACTGCAGTTCGATATGGTTCGCCTGGGGATCGGCTTATATGGTGTTGATTCCAATGAGACCATACAGCAACAGTTAAGGAATGTGACCACGTTAAGATCTACGGTATCGCAGATAAAAAAAGTAAGTGCAGGGGAAAGTGTGGGGTACAGCCGCAAGGGAGTGGCAACAAAAGATTCGGTGATCGCAACCGTACGTATTGGTTATGCCGACGGGTACCACCGGCTCATGAGCAATGGGACAGGAAAAATGTGGGTGAATGGAAAGCGGGTGCCGGTGATCGGGAATGTTTGCATGGACATGACCATGCTGGATATAACCGGTGTGAACGTGAAGGAAGGGGATGAAGTGATCGTTTTTGGCGAAAACCTGCCGGTTGCTGAAGTGGCCGGCTGGGCACAAACAATACCCTATGAAATACTGACCGGCATTTCACAACGGGTAAAGAGGGTTTATTATGAGGAATAA
- a CDS encoding lipoprotein signal peptidase yields MKRRHVAFIILLIVLADQVLKLWIKTHFHLNESQKVLGSGFQLYFVENPGMAYGWKFGGNWGKMALTVFRMGAVIFGTWYLGKIIREKYHKGFIACAALVYAGALGNLIDSSFYGMIFDKGMTVDPLLKDYVGYNGLATFSSKGYASFLHGNVVDMLYFPVIRGHFPSWVPGWGGEDFEFFRPIFNIADASITTGVISILVFQKRFFKQQKSKDLHPTVETNALVNDESQVS; encoded by the coding sequence ATGAAAAGAAGACACGTAGCATTCATCATCTTACTGATCGTACTGGCAGACCAGGTGCTTAAGCTTTGGATAAAAACACATTTTCACCTGAACGAGTCACAGAAAGTGCTGGGCAGTGGTTTTCAACTCTACTTTGTTGAAAACCCTGGGATGGCTTATGGCTGGAAATTCGGGGGCAACTGGGGCAAAATGGCGCTTACTGTTTTCAGGATGGGAGCTGTGATCTTCGGTACCTGGTACCTGGGCAAGATCATCCGGGAGAAATACCACAAAGGATTCATTGCCTGTGCCGCCCTGGTTTATGCAGGCGCCCTTGGTAACTTGATCGATTCTTCTTTTTACGGGATGATATTTGATAAGGGAATGACGGTTGACCCCCTGCTAAAGGATTATGTAGGTTACAACGGACTGGCCACTTTTTCTTCAAAAGGCTATGCCTCTTTTTTACATGGCAACGTGGTGGATATGCTCTACTTTCCCGTTATAAGAGGCCATTTCCCTTCCTGGGTACCCGGTTGGGGTGGAGAGGATTTTGAGTTCTTCCGGCCCATTTTCAATATTGCCGATGCCTCAATTACCACCGGTGTCATCAGCATCCTGGTATTCCAAAAAAGGTTCTTCAAGCAGCAAAAGAGCAAAGATCTGCATCCTACTGTGGAGACCAACGCCCTCGTAAATGATGAGTCGCAGGTTTCATAA